The Arachis hypogaea cultivar Tifrunner chromosome 14, arahy.Tifrunner.gnm2.J5K5, whole genome shotgun sequence genome has a segment encoding these proteins:
- the LOC112742262 gene encoding uncharacterized protein has translation MKSFWNNLGYQGVGIVEANGHSGGIWVLCSNSNISVRVLDVVDQCISFEITMGNTSSYCSAVYANPHIHRRKELWGDLTKIANMIHGPWIVLGEFNDVLLQSEVRGGQFRLARAEQFAETLEDCGLFDMGAIGRRFTWYRKVKGGVQVAKKLDRAVINQDWRLMFPEAYTEVLARLHSDHCPLFTRCKMAKRATKGHRPFRFQAAWMTHPLFRNVVDTAWNRGAPDVVKCLLEVQKDATSFNKKVFGNIFVKKRELERLLNDVQITLESREDQQLRIKEQVLHQELNAVLLQEELLWYQKSREQWVRCGDRNTKFFHLQTVIRRKRNKIHGLFLEDGSWATETTTLEMAANSFFQKLFSTREDIDLDAMGPFSCPSLSIEACQKLVEPVTSEEVKRAVMTMSSFKAPGPDGFQAIFYKEFWDSLSNDVCRLVKRAFEGEPLNAAIFDTLIVLIPKVEVPSSLREFRPISLCNVIYKIVTKVLVNRFRPFLSEIIGPLQGGFIPGRGTTENIIIAQEIMHFMRNTKSRKGTMAFKIDLEKAYDRVDWRFLEATLVRFGFPKATINLILNCVTSSSLAVLWNGNRLQNFNPKRGLRQGDPMSSYLFVLCMEMLACFISHRVSQGLWNPVAVSRNGPRLSHLMFADDLLLFCKASKAQVIEVMHCLDLFSRASGLKVNLHKSKAQCSKRVSERRKEVLSGVSNIRFCNDLGKYLGINIGHARASRKTAQEIIEKISRKLSSWKGRLLNKAGRLCQATGKGLPLVRWEVAITPKKAGGLGIRDTSCANMALLGKLVWDCLNNSEKLWVQVLKHKYLRNQSGMNGNSRNSSSATWKNIVSAYEHLKEGLHWNIGDVHKLVWYDEWTPFEKFKFTMWLSLHDALPTETFRFKRHLASSDMCKRCNKAQETIEHCLRDCERSKAIWYMLDPSILDSTAGTALEEWFRKALANNEASFGAGLWWTIRLLPWPELPPRTYRFTGIEAMPLGLSEIACVGNHR, from the exons ATGAAATCTTTTTGGAATAATCTAGGTTACCAGGGTGTTGGTATTGTCGAGGCTAATGGTCATAGTGGGGGTATCTGGGTTCTATGTTCTAATTCAAATATTTCTGTGAGAGTATTGGATGTAGTTGATCAATGTATCAGTTTTGAAATCACTATGGGCAATACATCTAGTTACTGCAGTGCGGTGTATGCTAATCCGCATATACATCGGCGTAAAGAACTGTGGGGTGACTTGACAAAGATTGCTAATATGATCCACGGACCTTGGATTGTGTTAGGGGAGTTTAATGATGTTTTGTTGCAGAGTGAAGTTAGAGGGGGGCAATTTAGACTTGCCAGAGCAGAACAATTTGCGGAAACATTGGAGGATTGTGGGCTGTTTGATATGGGGGCTATTGGGAGAAGATTCACTTGGTACAGGAAGGTGAAAGGTGGGGTGCAGGTGGCCAAGAAGCTTGATAGAGCAGTCATCAACCAGGACTGGCGACTAATGTTTCCGGAGGCTTATACTGAGGTACTGGCGCGCCTTCACTCTGATCATTGCCCATTATTCACTAGGTGCAAGATGGCAAAGAGGGCTACCAAGGGCCATCGTCCGTTCAGATTCCAGGCTGCGTGGATGACTCATCCTCTTTTTAGGAATGTTGTTGATACAGCTTGGAATAGAGGAGCTCCGGATGTAGTCAAATGTTTGTTGGAGGTTCAAAAAGATGCAACTAGCttcaataaaaaggtttttggcaatatttttgttaagaaaagggAGTTGGAGAGGCTTTTGAATGACGTTCAGATTACTCTGGAAAGTCGAGAGGATCAACAGCTTAGGATCAAAGAGCAAGTTTTGCATCAGGAACTGAATGCTGTCCTTCTTCAAGAAGAGTTGTTGTGGTATCAAAAATCTAGAGAACAATGGGTGAGATGTGGagacagaaatacaaaattttttcatctGCAGACAGTTATCAGGAgaaagaggaacaaaattcatgggTTATTTTTGGAGGATGGGTCTTGGGCCACGGAGACTACGACTCTAGAAATGGCGGcaaattctttctttcaaaagcTCTTTTCTACAAGGGAGGATATTGACCTGGACGCCATGGGGCCTTTTTCTTGCCCGTCTCTTAGTATTGAGGCTTGTCAAAAGTTAGTGGAACCGGTGACGTCTGAAGAGGTTAAAAGAGCTGTGATGACCATGAGTTCATTTAAAGCCCCAGGGCCAGATGGATTCCAAGCAATTTTCTACAAAGAGTTCTGGGACTCTCTGAGCAACGATGTGTGTAGACTGGTCAAGCGAGCCTTTGAGGGTGAGCCACTGAATGCGGCTATTTTCGATACTCTCATTGTTCTAATTCCTAAAGTGGAAGTTCCCTCTTCCTTACGGGAGTTTCGGCCTATTAGTttatgtaatgtaatttataaaattgtcacaAAGGTTCTAGTTAACAGGTTCAGACCTTTCCTGTCGGAGATCATTGGTCCTTTGCAAGGAGGGTTCATTCCAGGAAGAGGAACCACAGAGAATATTATCATTGCTCAAGAGATTATGCACTTCATGAGGAACACCAAGTCTCGAAAAGGGACCATGGCAttcaagattgatttggaaaaagcttatGACAGGGTAGACTGGCGTTTTCTGGAAGCTACTTTGGTCCGGTTTGGGTTTCCAAAGGCTACCATTAATCTTATATTGAATTGTGTGACTTCCTCTTCGTTGGCAGTTTTATGGAATGGGAACAGGCTCCAAAATTTCAATCCGAAGAGAGGGTtgaggcaaggagatcctatgtCTTCTTATCTATTTGTACTATGTATGGAAATGCTTGCCTGCTTTATCTCTCATAGAGTTTCCCAAGGTTTGTGGAACCCAGTTGCGGTTTCTAGGAATGGACCACGactctctcatttgatgtttgcagatgatctttTGCTTTTCTGTAAGGCATCAAAAGCTCAAGTAATAGAGGTCATGCATTGTTTGGACTTGTTTTCTAGAGCGTCAGGTTTAAAGGTAAATCTTCATAAGTCAAAGGCCCAGTGTTCCAAGAGGGTGTCGGAGAGGAGAAAAGAGGTTCTCTCAGGGGTCTCTAACATCCGGTTCTGCAATGATTTGGGTAAATACCTGGGAATTAACATCGGTCATGCCAGAGCTTCCAGGAAGACGGCTCAGgagattattgaaaaaatttcgagAAAGCTCTCCAGTTGGAAAGGACGCCTACTGAATAAGGCAGGGAGGCTTT GCCAAGCGACTGGAAAAGGGCTGCCTCTGGTCAGGTGGGAGGTCGCCATAACTCCTAAAAAGGCAGGAGGATTGGGTATTAGGGATACTTCTTGTGCTAACATGGCGCTTCTGGGAAAGTTGGTATGGGATTGTCTAAATAATAGTGAGAAGTTATGGGTGCAGGTTCTGAAGCATAAATATCTCAGGAATCAATCTGGTATGAACGGAAACAGTAGAAATTCTTCATCGGCTACCTGGAAGAACATTGTTAGTGCCTATGAGCATCTCAAGGAAGGGCTTCATTGGAATATTGGAGATGTCCACAAATTAGTTTGGTATGATGAGTGGACTCCTTTTG agaagttcaaatttactatgtGGCTTAGCTTACATGATGCTCTACCAACTGAAACCTTTCGATTCAAGCGGCATTTAGCTTCTTCAGATATGTGTAAGAGATGTAATAAGGCGCAGGAGACTATAGAGCATTGCCTTAGAGACTGTGAACGATCAAAGGCAATCTGGTATATGTTGGATCCTAGTATCCTGGACTCGACAGCTGGTACTGCTCTTGAAGAGTGGTTTCGGAAGGCCTTGGCTAACAATGAGGCGTCCTTTGGTGCAGGGCTTTGGTGG ACCATAAGGTTGTTGCCTTGGCCAGAATTACCGCCAAGGACTTACAGGTTTACAGGAATCGAAGCAATGCCTTTAGGTCTCTCCGAAATTGCTTGTGTTGGGAACCACCGGTAG
- the LOC112741596 gene encoding probable NADH dehydrogenase [ubiquinone] 1 alpha subcomplex subunit 12 — protein MASSVAKNILKSIREKGFGAFLRQLKDEGYLRCLPDGNLLQTKIHNIGATLVGVDKFGNKYYEKLENTQYGRHRWVEYAEKSRYNASQVPPEWHGWLHFITDHTGDELLLLKPRRYGVEHKENLSGEGEQYIYHSKGHALNPGQRNWTRYQPWQSKLEP, from the exons atggCATCATCGGTGGCGAAGAACATTCTCAAATCGATCAGAGAGAAAGGTTTCGGCGCCTTCCTCAGACAGCTCAAAGATGAAGGCTACCT GAGGTGCCTTCCGGACGGAAATCTCTT GCAAACCAAGATCCATAATATTGGTGCAACGCTTGTTGGTGTTGACAAATTCGGTAACAAGTATTATGAGAAACTTGAAAACACACAATATG GAAGACACAGGTGGGTTGAATATGCAGAAAAGAGTAGATATAATGCTTCACAAGTTCCACCTGAATGGCATGGTTGGCTCCACTTCATTACTGATCATACAGGAGATGAG CTTCTTTTGCTGAAACCGAGAAGGTATGGTGTTGAACACAAAGAAAATTTATCAGGAGAGGGTGAACAGTATATCTATCATTCCAAGGGACATGCACTTAATCCAGGACAGAGAAACTGGACAAGGTACCAACCATGGCAATCCAAGCTTGAACCATAA
- the LOC112741597 gene encoding uncharacterized protein, translating into MASETSPSPKILLAKPGLVAGGPVTGKFSRGGAADDEAAQLRSRLPSVASLNLLSDSWDFHIDRFLPFLTENTDFTVIGVIGPSGAGKSTIMNEIYGFDSTSPGMLPPFSTQSEETRAMARHCSTGIEPRVSSERIILLDTQPVFSASVLAEMMRPDGSSTISVITGESLSAELAHEIMNIQLAVLLASICHVVLVVSDGVHDDSMWHLTLTADLLKHGIPDPSLPASSLSQSSNLGLEKDYKVPEREEYMATPVFVHTKLHEQDFTPKNVVQLRRALLQYFKASSFAREHTGSKPGEQHASNMDSGMLNMHAIPFKQKEENPRARHESYISALWKLRDQILSMKPPSFVRPVSEREWLKNSVKIWEQIKSSPTILDYCRTLQHSGMFRR; encoded by the exons ATGGCTTCTGAAACATCTCCTTCTCCGAAGATCCTTCTAGCAAAGCCTGGACTCGTCGCCGGCGGTCCCGTCACCGGTAAATTTTCCCGTGGCGGAGCCGCCGACGATGAAGCTGCGCAGCTCCGTTCTCGTCTTCCTTCCGTTGCATCTCTCAACCTTCTCTCCGATTCCTGGGATTTCCACATCGATCGCTTTCTCCCT TTTTTGACTGAGAATACTGATTTCACTGTGATTGGGGTGATTGGGCCATCTGGAGCTGGAAAATCAACTATTATGAACGAAATTTATGGTTTTGATTCAACTTCACCTG GGATGCTACCACCTTTTTCCACACAGTCTGAAGAGACCAGAGCCATGGCAAGGCATTGTTCTACTGGCATTGAACCTAGGGTATCTTCTGAACGTATTATTCTTCTTGATACTCAG CCTGTGTTTAGTGCTTCGGTTTTAGCCGAGATGATGAGACCGGATGGCTCTTCGACGATTTCAGTGATAACTGGAGAATCACTGTCAGCTGAATTGGCTCATGAGATTATGAATATTCAG CTTGCTGTTCTACTTGCATCTATATGCCATGTTGTGCTGGTGGTGTCAGATGGAGTTCATGATGATAGCATGTGGCATTTGACGTTGACG GCTGACTTGTTGAAGCATGGGATACCAGACCCATCCTTGCCGGCTTCATCACTTTCCCAGAGCTCTAATTTGGGGCTTGAAAAAGATTACAAAGTTCCTGAACGTGAAGAGTACATGGCTACCCCTGTTTTTGTACACACCAA GTTGCATGAGCAAGACTTTACTCCCAAAAATGTTGTGCAGTTGAGAAGGGCACTTTTGCAGTATTTCAAAGCATCCTCATTTGCCAGAGAACACACTGGAAGCAAGCCTGGGGAGCAACATGCAAGTAATATGGATTCTGGCATGCTAAATATGCATGCAATCCCATTCAAGCAAAAGGAAGAAAACCCAAGAGCTCGGCATGAAAGTTACATATCTGCATTATGGAAATTACGGGATCAG ATTTTGTCGATGAAGCCGCCATCTTTCGTGAGACCTGTGTCTGAGCGTGAATGGTTGAAGAATTCAGTCAAAATATGGGAACAAATAAAGAGTTCCCCAACCATATTGGATTACTGCAGAACGCTACAACATTCTGGCATGTTTAGGAGGTAG